GTTCAACCCGCGCCTGACGTACTATCCTAGCCCTAACCTGCGTCTGGAAGCCGGCATCTTTTTGTGGAAGGATTACGGCAACCCACGTCTGCAACAGGTGCGCCCAACGTTCACCGGCGTTTACCAGAGCCCCAATGGCCGTCACCGGGTGCTGTTTGGTAACATCGAAAGTCACCTGCACCATGGCTACATTGAGCCGCTGTTCGACTTTGAACGGGTCATTCTGAAGCGGTTAGAAGAAGGCTTGCAGTATCAGCTTCAAACCCGGCGCGTGCGGCTCGATACCTGGGTCGATTGGCAGCGGCAGCAGTATCGCTACAGCAACTACCAGGAGGAAATTACGGGAGGCCTAGTTTCTGAATTCATTCTTACGCCTGATTCTACCCGCAAGTGGCGCTTGAGCGTGCCCGCCCAATTCACAGCACAACATTATGGCGGTCAGATTGATACGTTGGACAAGCCGCTGCAAACGCTCTTCAACTACAGCCTTGGTTTGCGGGTAGCACGGCAGCTAGCTTCCCGTACAGTACCACGCCTGCGCGCCGAAATACACGGTGCTTTCTTCGACGATCATTCTTTCACGAAAGCTTATCCTTACAGCCAAGGTACTGGCCTATATGCTAATGCGGGCGCCGATACGCGTTTTGTGAACGTACTGGTTAGCTACTGGCAAGGGCACCATTTCATTGCGCCCCTAGGTGGTCGGCTCTACCAATCTGTTTCGACTACAGTGGCCAATCCGCAGTTCACGGATGCTAACCGCGAGATCCTGCTGGTGCGCTTCTTACGCGACTTTCGCCTGCCGGGCCACGTGGTACTCACAACGCGCTTAGAGCCCGTGTACGATTTCAACGCCCATCTGCTCGATTTCTCCCTGGGCGTATACCTAAACTTTAATCAGGATTTCTTCCTGGCTAAGATCCGGCCATCAGAATCCAACTAAGCGGCACACGATAAGCTAGCTAATGAAAAAGGACCAGAGCACGAGCCCTGGTCCTTTTTCATTAGCTACTTAATCTCTTGGTTTACGAAGCAGAATCTTTGCTAGAACCTTTCTGCGAGGTACCCCGGTAGCTGCTATCGTTCACCGTGCCCGGCGACGAGTAGCTGCTGGTTGAGCCATAGCGTGAGCCGTAGCTGTCGCCGGAGGTGAACTTGCCACCCGTAGTGTAGCCCGCCGAGCTACCTCGGTAAGCTTCCTTCGAGCTTTTGCTCATAGGGTTTTTGCCGCTTTTCGAGCGCATAGACAACCAGCCAATACCGCCTAGCAACAGCGCGCCACCTACAATTTTTTGTGTGGTGCTTAGCTTATTTACTTGGGCAGTAGCTTTCGTACCTAGGTCTTTCAGGCTTTGTGGTAGCTGGTTTACCGTTTCTTTTAGGTTCGACTGATCCAGCCACTTCTTGGCGGTATCACCTACAGCCCCTAGGTTGAGAGCATCAATGGTGCTATCAAATAAGTTGCTTGGCTGCTGATCGGCTTGGGCATCGGCATGAGCAGCTTGGGGGGCAGGCTGCACGCCTTCATCCCCTACTTCGAGTGCAGCATCGGAGCTGCTATCGGCAGTAGCCGCTGATCCTAAATCAGTTGAACCTGATAGTGAATCAGATGTATTCGTAGAAGCTAGGTCCGGATCTTGGGCGGGTTGATTTTTTTTGCTGTCCATGAGCATTGAAAGTTTTGTGGTGCAAAGTAATGGCCGCTTGGGAAGCCAGGTGGCCCCTGTCTATTCGTAAACCACTGGAATGGGGTTGCAATTAGATTTGGGTTTTTCTTCTTCGTCGGCAACCTTCCGTTCAGCTGGTCAGTACGATAAGGCAGTTTGTTGCCCCTCCACCACCCTATCCCCTAACGAAACTATCCTCATGGCACGCGATTCAAATCTTTCTGTTGCGCTCGTAACCGGCGCTGCTAGCGGCATTGGCCAAGAGCTAGCCCACTTGCTAGCCAAAGATCAATACCAGCTCATTTTAGTTGACCAAAACCCCGGTGGCCTGCAAGGCTTTGCCGACCACTTACAGAGCGTACACCACATCACGCCAACGCTCATCACCCAAGATCTTGGTGAGCCTGGCGCGGCCCAAAAGGTATACGATGAGGTGCAGAGCAAAGGGCTGCAAGTAGACATTCTGGTCAATGACGCCGGTTTTGGTGTGGCAGGCCCGTTCTTGGATGCTGATCTTAACCGCAACGTGGCGTTGATCAACACCAATATCACGGCTCTAATGGAGCTCACCTACCTTTTCGGGCGCGACATGAAGCAGCGCGGCAAGGGCCGCATCTTGCAGCTAGCTTCCTTGGCTTCTTTCCAACCTAACGCCAACCTAGCCGTGTATGGAGCCTCGAAGGCGTTCGTTTTATCTTTCACCGAAGCTATCATTGCGGAACTGAAAGATTCGGGTGTAACGGTAACGGCGCTTTGCCCCGGTGCTACCGAAACCGAGTTCTTCGAAACGGCCGGCGCTCAGGACACCAAAGAGGGCCAGAGCAAGAAGGCTGACCCAAAAGACGTAGCAAAAGACGGCTACGAAGCCCTCATGAACGGCGAGCCCCGTGTGATTTCCGGCGTCAGCAACAAATTGCTGGCTACGCTGACCAATATTATCCCAGATAGCTGGTTAGCTGCTGGCAGCAAGAAAAACTTCGAGCCTGCCAACTAACCGCTTAGGTTAGCCCAAACGATAAACGCCCGTCCCTCAGCTGAGGGACGGGCGTTTATCGTTTGGGCTAACCTATCACTACGGCCTAGCTAGGTTCGCCAGCCCCACGGTGCATAGTAGCGGGGTCAGGCAGCACACCGTTGTGCACGTACAGTTGAGCATCGCGCTGACCAGCTACGCGGGCCTCCGCCTCATACTTATTGTTATAATACCCGACTCGCGCCGACTCAACCAGATACTTCCAGAGGAAAGGCAAATACCCATGCTCCTGGAATTGCCGGATGTGACACATCTCGTGTGCTACCCAGTACGGGTCGCGCAAAAACTCTTCGCGCGTGGCACCGCTCAGGTGAATAGCGTTGCCGAGTACCATTGCTACGCTTGAGGAGCCAAGCACCCGGCGAGCGATACGCGCAAAGGGAGAGTTGGGGATAATACGAGGAGGCTTCATAGAGGCAAAAAACAGCAGGCGCCATATACGCCAAGCAACGAGTTCAGGTTTTCTTTTTAGCAGGGATATTCTCGAAAAAAGTGTTCCTAAATCAAGAAAGTTGTTCATTTTGACACCCCAAATTTGGATACCACAGAAATTATGGTTTAGCTTTAGACACCGGCGGAAGAAATATCCGTTGGTTTTGCCGCCTCGCGCGACTCATTTACGGCTTGTTTTCTACTGCTTTTAGCAACCGAATTATCGAGTAAAAAGACGTACGCTCTGGCTTACCAGCCACCCAGGAATCCGATTTTGCCACCTTACGACGGACAATGAAAAACACCATCCTATATTGCCTCGCCGCTGCTTCCACTACGCTTTCCTTTTTCTTCGAGCGCACACCTGACGCTACCAACACTTCCTCGGCTTCTATTATAGCAGAAGCCTCTCTCCTGCCAAGCTTCGCGGACGACGGCACGCCCAGTGACGCCACAACGGCCTCCCGCGACTCGCTAGCTTACCACTACTACTCCCAGACGCTTGGCGTAGACCTAGCTTTCAACGAAAATAAAGACCTGCTACGCACCGTCACCGACTGGATCGGGACGCCTTACCGCTACGGCAGCAACTCCAAAAAAGGCACCGACTGCTCCGGCTTCGTAACGCGCGTGTTTGAGGAGGTATACGGTGTTACGCTTAAGCGCAGCTCCCGCTCCATGTTCGAGAATGTGAAGCGCGTTAACAAAGAGCAGATGGAAGCCGGCGACTTAGTATTCTTCCGTCGCGGTCCGGGTCAACCCATTTACCATGTGGGCATCTACATTAAGGATGGCAAGTTTGCCCACTCTGCTACCAACGGTGGCGTCATGATCAGCTCCCTCAACCAGCCGTATTACCACCGCAATTTCTACGCGGCGGGTCGTGTTGAAAACGAGTAATCCGCCCCACACTCCTCTCAAGCCCCGTTCCAACCGAGCGGGGCTTTTTTGTGACTTTTAGCCTAGCTTGCAAACTCGGTGCGGAGAAAACTATTTTGCCCTGAAATAGTATAGCAGGCAAGCTATGGTTGCGTTTTCGCTCCTAGCTAAGTAGCTAGCTTTTTCCTTTTAGCTTGCTGCTTGTCCTCTCTCAACCACCACTCTCTCCTCTTTTGTATGGATACGCAAAACCCTAAAGGCGACCAGATTGCCTCTTCGCCACTGTTCAAGAAGTTTCTGGGCAAAGCTGAAGAATACCTCAAGAAGCCTACCCGCATCAAGCAACTCCTGAGTGATGCGTACGAGAAGGCCAGTGAGAAAAAAGATATTGGCTCCATCGCCCAAGAGGCTTGGGAAACGATGCAAACCCTCTTCCGCCTGATCAAGCTGTCGGCTTCGGGTGAGTACACAGGTTTGCCGACGTCGACGGTCGTAGCGGCAGTCGCCGTTACCATCTACTTCTTGTTTCCCATTGACCTTATTCCAGATTTCATCCCGGTACTCGGTTTGCTCGACGATGTAGCGCTAGTAGCGTGGTTTAGCACGTCTATCAAAGAAGAGCTCGACAAATTCACGGAGTGGGAAAAAACCCGCCCTACGGTTGTGGAGCCGAGCGACATGGTACCAAGTGCGGCCGTAGTGCTGAATACCGGCCAAGACGGCAGCACGCACAACTCTGGCCCCCAGCCACAGGATGCCAACCCAACGCCTTTCGGCCACGATTTGCATGGGCAAGTTTCCACTGAATCGTCCAAGCGCCATAGCACCACAGACCTAAAGCCTTCTGAAGCTCCCGTGTCGAACACTGATTCCGGTATTTCGTCGCCCGATAGCAGCAACCCAAACCCTAGCCTTACCGGGCCAGATGATACGGAGCCAGCGGCTAACCCAAAGCCACACGCCGACGACATTTACAACACCGACGGCAGCCGCACGCCCAACG
This Hymenobacter sp. GOD-10R DNA region includes the following protein-coding sequences:
- a CDS encoding SDR family oxidoreductase, with product MARDSNLSVALVTGAASGIGQELAHLLAKDQYQLILVDQNPGGLQGFADHLQSVHHITPTLITQDLGEPGAAQKVYDEVQSKGLQVDILVNDAGFGVAGPFLDADLNRNVALINTNITALMELTYLFGRDMKQRGKGRILQLASLASFQPNANLAVYGASKAFVLSFTEAIIAELKDSGVTVTALCPGATETEFFETAGAQDTKEGQSKKADPKDVAKDGYEALMNGEPRVISGVSNKLLATLTNIIPDSWLAAGSKKNFEPAN
- a CDS encoding C40 family peptidase — encoded protein: MKNTILYCLAAASTTLSFFFERTPDATNTSSASIIAEASLLPSFADDGTPSDATTASRDSLAYHYYSQTLGVDLAFNENKDLLRTVTDWIGTPYRYGSNSKKGTDCSGFVTRVFEEVYGVTLKRSSRSMFENVKRVNKEQMEAGDLVFFRRGPGQPIYHVGIYIKDGKFAHSATNGGVMISSLNQPYYHRNFYAAGRVENE
- a CDS encoding YkvA family protein, producing MDTQNPKGDQIASSPLFKKFLGKAEEYLKKPTRIKQLLSDAYEKASEKKDIGSIAQEAWETMQTLFRLIKLSASGEYTGLPTSTVVAAVAVTIYFLFPIDLIPDFIPVLGLLDDVALVAWFSTSIKEELDKFTEWEKTRPTVVEPSDMVPSAAVVLNTGQDGSTHNSGPQPQDANPTPFGHDLHGQVSTESSKRHSTTDLKPSEAPVSNTDSGISSPDSSNPNPSLTGPDDTEPAANPKPHADDIYNTDGSRTPNDGSNDAGGNVR